The DNA sequence TCCCAAGGCGATCGCACCCAAGCCAATGCTCTGAGCTATTTTTGCATTGAGTGCGGTATCATTTCTTGCAAATGTTTGATTGATAGCGTTAAATATACGGTCAAACGCAATGCCAAAACCAATCAGCGTTAAACAATTTTGAATCCAACTCAGCAACGTCCGTTCAGCCGCACCCCGATTGCGCTGTTTCGCCAGTTCGTTGGTAATGTTCGTTGGCTGCTGAGAATTCATGCGTTGTAGGAAGCAGAGGAAGCAGAGGAAGCAGAGGGGGCAGAGGGGGCAGAGGGGGCAGAGGTGCAGAGGAGAAAATGACTGGTAGTTTTACATTTAGTGAAATGGTATCAGGGGTCAGGGTGAAGCAGTATGAGCTTCTATAATTTACTCACTCTCTTAAAACAAAATACCGATAAACGCAATTACGCCAATAAAAACAAGCGCGATCGCAACAGTTAA is a window from the Chroococcidiopsis sp. TS-821 genome containing:
- a CDS encoding YidH family protein, producing the protein MNSQQPTNITNELAKQRNRGAAERTLLSWIQNCLTLIGFGIAFDRIFNAINQTFARNDTALNAKIAQSIGLGAIALGIFLLVLAIISYVKDVQSIAQPDYLYRPIHTSTVFVITAIILFGLIAIFVIFTSAVLIPVARAILLPA